A genomic region of Thunnus albacares chromosome 2, fThuAlb1.1, whole genome shotgun sequence contains the following coding sequences:
- the klhl22 gene encoding kelch-like protein 22 isoform X2 produces the protein MKPEHQCRAMAEDGEVGRAGSPGRPGRQTYRSSAHSRSLLEGLLALRQSGILFDVVLLVEGRPIQAHRILLAASCDYFRGMFAGGLRETQQKEIPIHGVSHMAMKKILDYIYTSEIDLDPECVQEVLIAATLVQIENVIGFCCDFLFSWLDESNILEVHHLADLYGLQQLNARMHSYMLRNIQTLSRADVYRQLPQDEVFRALCSNELQVNSENEVYEAALYYHYSPEQVETDQVYLQDSLKMLEAVRFCLIEKQVLQRLYGKLNQCPLKDFVSAALRYHEQEIWQPILQSPLTQPRSTFHCILGFGGMFTSHTDNDRLFQVFHPSWREWRTLTAAHAPRMSNQGIAVLNNFVYLIGGDKNTSGFLAETRCWRYDPRHNSWNTIQPLQQQHADHCVCVVGGHIYAIGGRDYSNELDTVERYDPHTNMWEFVSSLKREVYAHAGAVVDGKIYITCGRRGMAYLRETYCFDPAANHWTGCAEGPVERAWHGMAAVNGRAYVIGGSNDEHGYRRDVLKVACFNPTANSWSLLSPLPSGHGEPGVAVLDNRIYILGGRSHDKGDRMKYVHVFNTDTDEWENETEFKERVSGLAACVVLMPPAVIAQARSWEQRTKASWEEVDNDNSEDSSED, from the exons ATGAAGCCTGAACATCAGTGTCGTGCCATGGCTGAGGATGGAGAGGTAGGACGAGCTGGCTCCCCAGGCCGCCCGGGCCGACAGACCTACAGAAGTTCAGCCCATTCCCGCAGCCTGCTGGAGGGCCTGCTGGCTCTCAGACAAAGTGGCATCCTGTTTGATGTGGTGCTGCTGGTGGAGGGTCGACCCATCCAAGCTCACCGTATACTTCTGGCAGCCTCCTGCGACTACTTTAG GGGGATGTTTGCTGGAGGCCTCCGGGAGACACAGCAAAAGGAGATCCCAATTCACGGAGTATCCCACATGgccatgaaaaaaatacttgacTACATTTACACTTCAGAGATTGATTTAGACCCAGAGTGTGTGCAGGAAGTCCTGATAGCTGCCACACTGGTGCAG ATTGAGAACGTCATCGGCTTCTGCTGTGATTTCCTCTTCTCCTGGCTGGACGAGAGCAACATTTTAGAGGTGCATCATCTCGCTGATCTCTACGGTCTTCAGCAGCTGAATGCCAGGATGCACTCCTACATGCTAAGGAACATCCAGACTTTGTCTCGAGCCGACGTGTACCGACAGCTCCCTCAAGACGAAGTATTCAGAGCTCTGTGCAGTAACGAGCTTCAGGTGAACAGTGAGAACGAAGTGTACGAGGCGGCGCTTTACTACCACTACAGTCCTGAGCAGGTGGAAACTGACCAGGTGTACTTGCAG GACAGTCTCAAGATGCTTGAAGCTGTACGTTTCTGCCTGATTGAGAAACAAGTATTGCAGAGGTTGTACGGGAAACTGAACCAGTGTCCATTAAAGGATTTTGTTTCAGCTGCCCTGCGTTACCATGAGCAGGAGATCTGGCAGCCCATCCTGCAGAGTCCTCTCACCCAGCCGAGGTCCACCTTCCACtgtatcttgggctttggggGGATGTTCacctcacacacagacaacgACCGCTTGTTTCAGGTGTTCCACCCAAGCTGGAGGGAGTGGAGGACTCTCACTGCAGCTCACGCACCCCGAATGTCCAACCAGGGCATCGCTGTGCTGAACAACTTTGTCTATCTTATCGGGGGAGACAAGAACACCAGTGGGTTTCTTGCAGAGACCCGCTGCTGGAG ATACGATCCTCGTCACAACAGCTGGAACACTATCCAGcctctccagcagcagcatgcTGACCATTGTGTTTGCGTGGTGGGTGGCCATATATACGCCATTGGAGGGCGAGACTACAGCAATGAGCTGGACACTGTGGAGCGCTACGACCCACACACCAACATGTGGGAATTTGTGTCATCCCTCAAGAGAGAG GTTTACGCCCATGCTGGAGCAGTGGTGGATGGGAAAATCTATATAACATGTGGGCGCAGAGGAATGGCGTACCTTAGAGAGACCTACTGTTTTGACCCTGCGGCCAACCACTGGACAGGATGTGCAGAGGGGCCGGTGGAACGGGCGTGGCACGGCATGGCCGCTGTTAACGGACGTGCTTATGTCATTGGGGGAAGCAATGATGAGCATGGATACCGGCGTGATGTCCTTAAG gtGGCATGCTTTAACCCCACAGCCAACTCTTGGTCTTTACTGAGCCCTCTCCCCAGTGGACATGGGGAACCTGGTGTGGCTGTACTGGACAATCGTATCTACATACTGGGCGGACGCTCTCACGACAAAGGCGACAGGATGAAATATGTCCACGTGTTCAACACCGACACAGATGAGTGGGAGAATGAGACAGAGTTTAAAGAGCGTGTCTCCGGCCTGGCAGCCTGCGTGGTGCTCATGCCCCCCGCTGTGATTGCACAGGCCAGGAGCTGGGAGCAACGCACCAAGGCTTCATGGGAAGAGGTGGACAACGACAACTCAGAGGACTCGAGTGAGGACTGA
- the klhl22 gene encoding kelch-like protein 22 isoform X1, with the protein MKPEHQCRAMAEDGEVGRAGSPGRPGRQTYRSSAHSRSLLEGLLALRQSGILFDVVLLVEGRPIQAHRILLAASCDYFRGMFAGGLRETQQKEIPIHGVSHMAMKKILDYIYTSEIDLDPECVQEVLIAATLVQIENVIGFCCDFLFSWLDESNILEVHHLADLYGLQQLNARMHSYMLRNIQTLSRADVYRQLPQDEVFRALCSNELQVNSENEVYEAALYYHYSPEQVETDQVYLQVSLKDSLKMLEAVRFCLIEKQVLQRLYGKLNQCPLKDFVSAALRYHEQEIWQPILQSPLTQPRSTFHCILGFGGMFTSHTDNDRLFQVFHPSWREWRTLTAAHAPRMSNQGIAVLNNFVYLIGGDKNTSGFLAETRCWRYDPRHNSWNTIQPLQQQHADHCVCVVGGHIYAIGGRDYSNELDTVERYDPHTNMWEFVSSLKREVYAHAGAVVDGKIYITCGRRGMAYLRETYCFDPAANHWTGCAEGPVERAWHGMAAVNGRAYVIGGSNDEHGYRRDVLKVACFNPTANSWSLLSPLPSGHGEPGVAVLDNRIYILGGRSHDKGDRMKYVHVFNTDTDEWENETEFKERVSGLAACVVLMPPAVIAQARSWEQRTKASWEEVDNDNSEDSSED; encoded by the exons ATGAAGCCTGAACATCAGTGTCGTGCCATGGCTGAGGATGGAGAGGTAGGACGAGCTGGCTCCCCAGGCCGCCCGGGCCGACAGACCTACAGAAGTTCAGCCCATTCCCGCAGCCTGCTGGAGGGCCTGCTGGCTCTCAGACAAAGTGGCATCCTGTTTGATGTGGTGCTGCTGGTGGAGGGTCGACCCATCCAAGCTCACCGTATACTTCTGGCAGCCTCCTGCGACTACTTTAG GGGGATGTTTGCTGGAGGCCTCCGGGAGACACAGCAAAAGGAGATCCCAATTCACGGAGTATCCCACATGgccatgaaaaaaatacttgacTACATTTACACTTCAGAGATTGATTTAGACCCAGAGTGTGTGCAGGAAGTCCTGATAGCTGCCACACTGGTGCAG ATTGAGAACGTCATCGGCTTCTGCTGTGATTTCCTCTTCTCCTGGCTGGACGAGAGCAACATTTTAGAGGTGCATCATCTCGCTGATCTCTACGGTCTTCAGCAGCTGAATGCCAGGATGCACTCCTACATGCTAAGGAACATCCAGACTTTGTCTCGAGCCGACGTGTACCGACAGCTCCCTCAAGACGAAGTATTCAGAGCTCTGTGCAGTAACGAGCTTCAGGTGAACAGTGAGAACGAAGTGTACGAGGCGGCGCTTTACTACCACTACAGTCCTGAGCAGGTGGAAACTGACCAGGTGTACTTGCAGGTCAGTCTGAAG GACAGTCTCAAGATGCTTGAAGCTGTACGTTTCTGCCTGATTGAGAAACAAGTATTGCAGAGGTTGTACGGGAAACTGAACCAGTGTCCATTAAAGGATTTTGTTTCAGCTGCCCTGCGTTACCATGAGCAGGAGATCTGGCAGCCCATCCTGCAGAGTCCTCTCACCCAGCCGAGGTCCACCTTCCACtgtatcttgggctttggggGGATGTTCacctcacacacagacaacgACCGCTTGTTTCAGGTGTTCCACCCAAGCTGGAGGGAGTGGAGGACTCTCACTGCAGCTCACGCACCCCGAATGTCCAACCAGGGCATCGCTGTGCTGAACAACTTTGTCTATCTTATCGGGGGAGACAAGAACACCAGTGGGTTTCTTGCAGAGACCCGCTGCTGGAG ATACGATCCTCGTCACAACAGCTGGAACACTATCCAGcctctccagcagcagcatgcTGACCATTGTGTTTGCGTGGTGGGTGGCCATATATACGCCATTGGAGGGCGAGACTACAGCAATGAGCTGGACACTGTGGAGCGCTACGACCCACACACCAACATGTGGGAATTTGTGTCATCCCTCAAGAGAGAG GTTTACGCCCATGCTGGAGCAGTGGTGGATGGGAAAATCTATATAACATGTGGGCGCAGAGGAATGGCGTACCTTAGAGAGACCTACTGTTTTGACCCTGCGGCCAACCACTGGACAGGATGTGCAGAGGGGCCGGTGGAACGGGCGTGGCACGGCATGGCCGCTGTTAACGGACGTGCTTATGTCATTGGGGGAAGCAATGATGAGCATGGATACCGGCGTGATGTCCTTAAG gtGGCATGCTTTAACCCCACAGCCAACTCTTGGTCTTTACTGAGCCCTCTCCCCAGTGGACATGGGGAACCTGGTGTGGCTGTACTGGACAATCGTATCTACATACTGGGCGGACGCTCTCACGACAAAGGCGACAGGATGAAATATGTCCACGTGTTCAACACCGACACAGATGAGTGGGAGAATGAGACAGAGTTTAAAGAGCGTGTCTCCGGCCTGGCAGCCTGCGTGGTGCTCATGCCCCCCGCTGTGATTGCACAGGCCAGGAGCTGGGAGCAACGCACCAAGGCTTCATGGGAAGAGGTGGACAACGACAACTCAGAGGACTCGAGTGAGGACTGA